In Nocardioides oleivorans, the following are encoded in one genomic region:
- a CDS encoding GAF and ANTAR domain-containing protein, translated as MISTARLSALFVEVADTLVDDFDLVDFLQSLTDHAADVSGADAVGILLADHRRVLRFMAASNDTGKMLELFQLQNSEGPCLDCFTTGRPVVNAQLDDATARWPVFAPAAVAGGLRSVHAFPLRLREDTIGALNLFSRTGSRFAPEDVRVVQALADVATIAILQERSILRAGMLTEQLQGALNSRVVIEQAKGAVAQQQGIPLQEAFELMRAEARSSRRRLAEVAEDVLAGLAPPPPKPGRHGA; from the coding sequence ATGATCTCGACCGCACGACTGTCCGCACTCTTCGTGGAGGTCGCGGACACGCTGGTCGACGACTTCGACCTCGTCGACTTCCTCCAGTCCCTCACCGACCACGCCGCCGACGTCAGCGGCGCGGACGCCGTCGGGATCCTCCTGGCCGACCACCGCCGGGTCCTGCGGTTCATGGCGGCCTCCAACGACACGGGGAAGATGCTGGAGCTCTTCCAGCTGCAGAACTCCGAGGGCCCCTGCCTGGACTGCTTCACCACCGGACGACCGGTGGTGAACGCCCAGCTCGACGACGCGACCGCCAGGTGGCCCGTCTTCGCCCCCGCGGCGGTCGCCGGCGGGCTGCGGTCCGTGCACGCGTTCCCCCTGCGCCTGCGCGAGGACACGATCGGTGCCCTCAACCTCTTCAGTCGCACCGGGTCGCGCTTCGCCCCCGAGGACGTCCGGGTCGTCCAGGCGCTGGCGGACGTCGCGACGATCGCCATCCTGCAGGAGCGGAGCATCCTGCGTGCCGGGATGCTGACCGAGCAGCTCCAGGGCGCCCTCAACAGTCGCGTCGTCATCGAGCAGGCGAAGGGTGCCGTCGCCCAGCAGCAAGGCATCCCCCTGCAGGAGGCGTTCGAGCTGATGCGCGCGGAGGCGAGGTCCTCCCGACGCCGCCTGGCCGAGGTCGCGGAGGACGTCCTCGCCGGCCTCGCCCCACCCCCTCCGAAGCCTGGTCGTCACGGCGCGTGA